In Tripterygium wilfordii isolate XIE 37 chromosome 23, ASM1340144v1, whole genome shotgun sequence, one genomic interval encodes:
- the LOC119992635 gene encoding protein PHOX1-like, which produces MGKPTGKKRSQNTPASPKTGDINGKSTKHSADRTSKAFDEDTAIFMAMSQELKEEGNRLFQKKDHEGAMLKYEKALKLLPRNHIDVAYLRSNMAACYMQLGLGEYPRAINECNLALEVSPRYSKALLKRARCYEALNRLDLAYRDVNNVLFVEPNNLSALEVLESVKKAMSEKGINVEDYQVEIAGAMRLRQVVKEKLKKKKKNSGKGEGKKEELDDEVVVEEEKKVAVVKDIVEEEEEVTKNLEEEKEVIKDVEEEKEVTKDVEEDKEATKDVKEEKVITRTVKLVLGEDIRWAQLPVNCSIRLVRDIVRDRYPGLKGVLVKYRDQEGDLVTITTTEELKLAELSSDSRGSLGSLRLYVTEVNPDQEPAYEGAGLEKEEEVYRREEKPTPTDVVENGNMWNGVEGEKGSTCIEDWIVQFARLFKNHVGFDSDSYLDLHELGMKLYSEAMEDTVTSEDAQELFDIASDKFQEMAALALFNWGNVHLSQARKQVLLPEDGSREVVLEQIKTAYEWTHKEYVKARLRYEEALRIKPDFYEAYLALGQQQFEQAKLVWYHAAGSNIDLESAASQEVLELFNKAEDCMEKGMQMWEEMEERRLNGLSKFDKYKAQLQKMELDGLFEEISPDEAAERAANMSSQIYLLWGTLLYERSLVEYKLELPTWEECLEVAVEKFELAGASPTDIAVMIKNHCSNSTALEGLGFRIDEIIQAWNEMYDAKRWQIGVPSFRLEPLFRRQVPKIHHILEHV; this is translated from the exons ATGGGAAAGCCCACCGGGAAGAAGAGGTCTCAAAACACCCCGGCATCACCAAAAACCGGTGATATCAACGGGAAGTCGACCAAACATTCGGCGGATCGAACCTCGAAAGCGTTCGATGAAGATACGGCGATCTTCATGGCTATGTCTCAGGAGCTCAAAGAGGAAGGCAACAGATTATTTCAAAAAAAGGACCATGAAGGTGCCATGTTGAAGTACGAAAAGGCCCTCAAGCTTCTTCCTCGAAACCACATCGATGTCGCCTATCTACGCTCCAACATGGCCGCTTGTTACATGCAGCTTGGCCTCGGTGAGTACCCTCGAGCCATTAATGAATGCAATTTAGCTCTAGAAGTATCGCCCAGATATTCCAAAGCGTTGTTGAAGAGAGCTAGGTGTTACGAGGCTTTGAATAGATTGGATTTGGCATATAGGGATGTGAATAATGTTTTGTTTGTGGAACCCAATAATCTATCTGCTTTGGAGGTCCTAGAGAGTGTTAAGAAGGCCATGAGCGAAAAGGGTATTAATGTTGAGGACTATCAAGTAGAAATAGCTGGTGCTATGCGATTGCGTCAGGTGGTGAAggagaaattgaagaaaaagaagaagaatagtgGTAAAGGGGAGGGGAAAAAAGAGGAACTGGACGATGAGGTGGttgtggaggaggagaagaaggttGCTGTTGTTAAGGATATtgttgaggaagaggaggaggtgACAAAGAAtcttgaagaagagaaagaggtGATTAAGGATGTCGAGGAAGAGAAAGAGGTTACCAAGGATGTTGAGGAAGATAAGGAGGCGACCAAGGATGTTAAGGAAGAGAAGGTGATTACCAGGACTGTGAAATTGGTGCTAGGTGAGGATATAAGGTGGGCACAATTGCCGGTGAATTGCAGTATTAGGCTGGTGAGGGATATCGTGAGAGATAGGTATCCAGGTTTGAAGGGTGTTCTTGTTAAGTATAGGGATCAAGAAGGTGATTTAGTGACAATAACTACCACGGAGGAGCTGAAGTTGGCTGAGTTATCGAGTGATTCACGGGGTTCACTTGGTTCACTTAGGTTGTATGTTACAGAAGTTAACCCAGATCAAGAACCAGCTTATGAGGGAGCAGGCCTTGAGAAGGAGGAGGAAGTGTACAGGCGAGAGGAGAAACCAACACCAACTGATGTCGTCGAGAATGGGAATATGTGGAATGGTGTAGAAGGTGAAAAAGGGTCAACTTGCATTGAGGACTGGATTGTCCAGTTTGCACGGTTGTTCAAGAACCATGTTGGGTTTGATTCTGACTCATATTTGGACCTTCATGAGCTTGGCATGAAGTTGTACTCAGAGGCTATGGAGGATACTGTAACTTCTGAAGATGCCCAGGAACTTTTTGATATTGCTTCGGATAAGTTTCAAGAGATGGCGGCTTTGGCATTGTTCAACTGGGGAAATGTTCACTTGTCCCAGGCCCGAAAGCAGGTGCTCTTACCTGAGGATGGTTCTAGAGAAGTTGTGCTTGAGCAGATTAAGACTGCATATGAATGGACGCACAAAGAGTATGTGAAGGCAAGGTTGAGATATGAAGAAGCACTGAGAATCAAACCTGACTTCTATGAAGCTTATCTTGCACTTGGGCAGCAGCAGTTTGAGCAAGCAAAACTTGTTTGGTACCATGCAGCTGGGAGCAACATTGATTTAGAGAGTGCGGCTTCTCAGGAGGTCCTTGAGCTTTTTAACAAGGCAGAGGACTGCATGGAGAAGGGTATGCAGATGTGGGAGGAGATGGAGGAGCGACGACTAAATGGACTATCCAAATTTGATAAATATAAAGCTCAGTTACAAAAAATGGAATTGGATGGGCTGTTTGAAGAAATATCGCCAGACGAAGCAGCAGAGCGAGCTGCAAACATGAGTTCGCAAATATACCTTCTTTGGGGTACTTTGCTCTATGAACGTTCTCTTGTGGAATACAAGCTAGAGCTACCCACTTGGGAAGAATGTTTAGAGGTAGCAGTTGAGAAGTTTGAACTTGCTGGTGCTTCTCCAACAGATATAGCTGTTATGATAAAGAACCATTGTTCCAATTCAACTGCACTGGAAG GTTTGGGGTTTAGAATTGATGAAATAATACAGGCTTGGAATGAAATGTATGATGCTAAGAGATGGCAAATTGGTGTCCCATCTTTCCGGCTAGAGCCATTGTTCCGTCGGCAGGTTCCAAAAATTCATCACATTTTGGAGCATGTTTGA
- the LOC119992636 gene encoding uncharacterized protein DDB_G0271670-like, translating into MAVSSSRRSSGPVLRSLSPSGKFHSSNPSYSISSSSSGFASSTSSSFSSSSSTFFTHRHQRSASPTRVNLYTSAPVSTSFRFSIDRSTSPGRSVAVSKQHNPVSLPKKRCTCSPTTHRGSFRCNLHKKVDSNHGNSSSVSYPSNQLNMLRSAMTNSLVRIGGVEGELVRRALTALIRPSSHQQRRRAAFQPRQSRLSVMSKAEDL; encoded by the coding sequence ATGGCCGTTTCATCTTCTAGAAGATCAAGCGGACCAGTTCTCCGTTCTCTCTCACCGTCTGGTAAATTCCACTCATCAAATCCTAGTTACTCtatatcatcttcatcttcaggCTTCGCTTCGTCGACAAGCTCCagtttctcttcttcatcttctacctTCTTTACCCATAGGCATCAGAGATCTGCATCTCCTACTCGTGTCAATCTGTATACATCAGCTCCGGTGTCCACCTCCTTTCGATTCTCTATTGATAGATCTACATCGCCTGGTCGTTCTGTTGCCGTATCCAAACAGCACAATCCGGTTTCGCTTCCCAAGAAGAGATGTACGTGCTCTCCAACGACGCATCGGGGGTCGTTTCGTTGCAATCTTCATAAGAAAGTCGATAGCAACCACGGTAACAGCAGTTCGGTTTCTTATCCGTCAAATCAGTTGAATATGCTGAGATCCGCGATGACGAACTCGCTGGTGAGGATCGGTGGAGTTGAAGGGGAGTTGGTGAGAAGAGCGTTGACGGCTCTGATTCGCCCTTCTTCACACCAACAGAGAAGAAGAGCAGCGTTCCAGCCTCGGCAGAGTCGGCTTTCAGTGATGTCCAAAGCTGAGGATCTTTGA